Proteins encoded by one window of Vampirovibrionales bacterium:
- a CDS encoding flagellar hook basal-body protein, which yields MNDPFITALNTQKAAQGWFMQLAENLGNVYTPGYREKRMTFSDFINGVQSANISRKDEQGKSLPGKSPTNLFIEGKGFFVVRKADNSLRFTRLGDFTLNKDGTLVNAQGAKVQGYLLGENGEVVNTGDVNAPGGAGSTGPNNPPQGQGGTSQIPTTEISLWADPSNGKFFGKYDEYKIRSDGTVVGLGDGGKTVTPLYKIALVNFINPGGLKEVEDYQFVPSDVSGEPMAGSGEIRSGLIEKSNVDMRENVNYLQQAKLQLDVTAKLISTNKNLLEESLRLLQ from the coding sequence ATGAACGATCCGTTTATTACCGCGCTGAATACCCAGAAAGCCGCTCAGGGCTGGTTTATGCAACTGGCGGAGAATCTGGGTAACGTGTATACGCCCGGTTATCGCGAAAAGCGCATGACCTTCTCCGATTTCATCAATGGCGTTCAAAGCGCGAATATTTCCCGCAAAGACGAGCAAGGCAAATCGTTGCCCGGAAAATCCCCGACCAACCTGTTTATCGAGGGCAAGGGCTTCTTCGTGGTGCGCAAGGCCGATAATAGCCTGCGGTTTACCCGTCTGGGCGACTTCACGCTCAACAAGGACGGGACGCTGGTGAACGCGCAAGGGGCCAAAGTGCAGGGCTATCTGCTGGGCGAGAATGGCGAGGTCGTTAATACGGGCGACGTCAACGCGCCGGGCGGCGCAGGTTCCACGGGGCCGAATAATCCGCCGCAGGGTCAGGGTGGCACGAGCCAGATTCCGACCACGGAAATCAGCCTGTGGGCGGACCCGTCCAATGGCAAGTTCTTTGGCAAATATGACGAGTACAAGATCCGCTCCGACGGCACGGTGGTCGGTCTGGGCGATGGCGGCAAGACCGTCACGCCGCTCTATAAGATCGCGCTGGTGAACTTCATCAATCCGGGCGGCCTTAAAGAGGTGGAAGACTATCAGTTCGTCCCCAGCGACGTATCCGGCGAGCCGATGGCCGGCAGCGGCGAGATTCGCAGCGGGCTGATTGAGAAGTCGAACGTCGATATGCGCGAAAACGTCAATTACCTGCAACAGGCCAAGCTGCAACTCGACGTGACGGCCAAACTCATCAGCACCAACAAGAATCTGCTGGAAGAATCGCTACGCCTGCTGCAATAA
- the secG gene encoding preprotein translocase subunit SecG, with protein MEVFKLILQIAQNVAAFLMIVLVLLHSPKGDGIGAIGGTAQIFSSAKGANATLVRITAWVSGAFFFLSFILGYYLKG; from the coding sequence ATGGAAGTTTTCAAGCTCATCCTGCAAATTGCGCAGAACGTCGCCGCGTTTCTGATGATTGTTCTGGTCCTGCTGCATTCGCCCAAAGGCGACGGCATCGGAGCGATTGGCGGCACCGCGCAGATTTTCTCCAGCGCAAAAGGCGCTAACGCCACGTTGGTGCGTATCACGGCCTGGGTGTCGGGCGCTTTCTTCTTTCTGTCTTTCATCTTGGGGTATTACCTGAAGGGCTAG
- a CDS encoding aminodeoxychorismate/anthranilate synthase component II, producing MTAPVVIIDNFDSFTYNLYQMTQALTTRETLVFRNNALDFDALLALRPDRAILSPGPGHPANEKDFGVCREVVTRYEALACPVLGVCLGHQGIAHHLGGSVRRAPEIVHGKTSMIEILEPSPLFEGLPNPFEAMRYHSLVVSEDDLPTCLRIIAREVRSGLPMALCHASAPLYGVQFHPESIGTPQGGRLLENFLTRC from the coding sequence ATGACCGCGCCGGTGGTGATCATCGACAACTTCGATTCCTTCACCTACAACCTGTACCAGATGACTCAGGCCTTGACGACCCGCGAGACGCTGGTTTTTCGCAATAACGCCCTGGATTTCGATGCGCTGCTGGCCTTGCGGCCCGATCGCGCGATTCTCTCGCCGGGTCCCGGTCATCCGGCGAATGAGAAAGATTTTGGCGTCTGTCGCGAGGTGGTCACGCGCTATGAGGCGCTGGCATGCCCGGTGTTGGGCGTCTGTCTGGGGCATCAGGGCATTGCGCATCATCTGGGCGGCTCGGTGCGCCGCGCGCCGGAAATCGTTCACGGCAAAACCAGTATGATTGAGATTCTGGAGCCGTCGCCCCTCTTTGAGGGCCTGCCCAACCCGTTCGAGGCCATGCGCTATCATTCGCTGGTCGTCAGCGAAGACGACTTGCCAACGTGTCTGCGTATTATTGCGCGTGAAGTGCGCAGCGGCCTGCCCATGGCGCTCTGCCACGCGTCTGCGCCCTTGTATGGGGTGCAATTCCACCCGGAATCCATTGGAACGCCTCAGGGCGGGCGTCTTTTGGAGAATTTTCTCACGCGATGCTGA
- the trpD gene encoding anthranilate phosphoribosyltransferase — MLSRAEIDDLIHLRLNESQARALLQRLTVPALLALNEPGAQIQTIHEALLASALPLPALQDPALQEGPLMDCCGTGGSGRAHFNTSTTAAFVLAAGGVPVVKFGNRAVTSVSGSFDLLEALGVKSPPLARLPETLARCGIVFLYAPDCYPALGPFHQLRRALGVPTVFNLLGPLLNPVKPAYRLMGVSDPTALQLLAPLLAEDPALRRAWLVNGFPDISEDPIVANLSASTAPVGVDELVINGLSTVFDITPGAVDVRMINRFHAEQGPPADGYSPQANARLCAAILSGEDTLSDAYHMVCLNAGAGLAVFGAASDLEAGVAMAAGLLASGKAQAVLNRVRQDAARA; from the coding sequence ATGCTGAGCCGCGCCGAGATTGACGATTTAATTCACCTGCGGCTGAACGAGTCTCAGGCGCGCGCGCTGCTGCAACGGCTGACGGTTCCGGCGCTTCTGGCGCTTAACGAGCCCGGCGCGCAGATTCAGACCATTCATGAGGCCCTGCTGGCCAGCGCCCTGCCGCTTCCCGCGCTGCAAGATCCTGCGTTGCAAGAAGGGCCGCTGATGGACTGCTGCGGCACAGGCGGCAGCGGGCGCGCGCATTTTAATACCTCTACCACGGCGGCCTTTGTGCTGGCTGCGGGCGGGGTTCCGGTGGTGAAGTTTGGTAATCGCGCTGTCACCAGCGTTAGCGGCAGTTTTGATCTGCTGGAAGCGCTGGGCGTGAAATCGCCGCCACTGGCGAGACTCCCTGAAACCCTTGCTCGTTGCGGGATTGTCTTCCTGTATGCGCCGGACTGCTACCCGGCGCTGGGGCCGTTCCATCAACTGCGTCGCGCGCTGGGCGTTCCGACCGTGTTTAATCTTTTAGGGCCGCTGTTAAATCCCGTCAAACCGGCTTATCGTCTGATGGGCGTAAGCGATCCCACGGCGCTGCAACTGCTTGCGCCCTTGCTGGCCGAAGACCCCGCGCTGCGACGCGCCTGGCTCGTGAATGGTTTTCCGGATATTTCCGAAGACCCCATTGTGGCGAATCTTTCGGCGAGTACCGCGCCCGTCGGCGTAGACGAGCTGGTGATCAATGGCCTGTCCACGGTGTTTGACATCACGCCCGGCGCGGTGGACGTGCGAATGATCAATCGTTTTCACGCGGAACAGGGCCCGCCTGCCGATGGTTATTCGCCGCAGGCCAATGCGCGGCTGTGCGCGGCCATTTTAAGCGGTGAAGACACTCTCAGCGACGCGTATCATATGGTGTGTCTGAACGCCGGGGCTGGACTGGCCGTTTTTGGCGCGGCGTCCGATCTTGAAGCGGGCGTTGCGATGGCCGCCGGGCTGCTGGCGAGCGGAAAAGCCCAGGCTGTCCTGAATCGCGTGCGTCAGGACGCCGCGCGCGCATGA
- the cpaB gene encoding Flp pilus assembly protein CpaB, translating to MPMPKRPKKSFIQFAVAAVIALVVGGIGILVAVFVISGMSAQSAQVAQQKDAEKQKLEAEVQRLKQEAQAKQTVAMKRLHEIRAAVRIPEGVRITPAMLVDIELEPGETPAEDSFSSVNQLAGQFSAEVIEQDASLTQDMLVDTAGMLPVTEGMRAISINVDKIGGVSGAISPGARVDVMVIFEDAKMSKTLLQNVRVIAVGGSFILPPAATSSTRGDDKNAPPPVTANPGAGITLEVTPEQAEMLALANKQGEFHLALRGFGDKKRKTLLGADMAQLISGTASVNFLPLPPRAPLPKLTAHPVAAQNPVNPAGLPAPGEAPPPEPVPKTFSLQILKGPSSETKEFEWSH from the coding sequence ATGCCCATGCCGAAACGGCCTAAAAAGAGCTTTATCCAGTTTGCGGTCGCCGCCGTAATTGCGCTGGTCGTGGGCGGCATCGGCATTCTGGTGGCGGTTTTCGTCATCAGTGGGATGTCGGCGCAGAGCGCGCAAGTCGCCCAGCAGAAAGACGCCGAAAAGCAGAAGCTGGAGGCCGAGGTCCAGCGCCTCAAGCAGGAGGCGCAAGCCAAACAGACCGTGGCGATGAAGCGTCTCCATGAAATTCGCGCCGCCGTGCGCATTCCGGAAGGCGTGCGGATTACGCCTGCCATGTTGGTAGATATCGAGCTGGAGCCGGGCGAAACGCCGGCCGAGGATAGTTTTTCGAGCGTTAATCAGCTTGCGGGGCAGTTCAGCGCCGAGGTGATTGAGCAGGATGCTTCGTTGACGCAAGACATGCTGGTGGACACGGCTGGTATGCTGCCGGTGACTGAAGGGATGCGGGCCATCAGTATCAACGTCGACAAAATCGGCGGCGTCAGCGGCGCGATTTCGCCCGGGGCGCGGGTCGACGTCATGGTGATTTTTGAAGACGCCAAAATGAGCAAGACGCTCCTGCAAAACGTGCGCGTGATCGCTGTGGGCGGGAGCTTTATTCTGCCGCCTGCCGCAACATCCTCGACGCGCGGCGACGATAAAAACGCGCCGCCGCCGGTGACGGCCAATCCCGGCGCGGGGATTACGCTGGAGGTAACGCCTGAGCAGGCCGAGATGCTGGCGTTGGCCAACAAACAGGGCGAATTCCATCTGGCCCTGCGCGGCTTTGGCGACAAGAAGCGCAAAACCCTGCTGGGCGCCGATATGGCGCAACTCATCAGCGGGACCGCATCGGTGAATTTTCTGCCGCTGCCGCCGCGCGCGCCGCTGCCCAAGCTGACGGCGCATCCTGTCGCCGCGCAAAATCCGGTTAATCCGGCTGGCTTGCCTGCGCCCGGTGAAGCCCCGCCGCCAGAACCGGTCCCCAAAACCTTCTCGCTCCAGATTCTCAAAGGCCCCAGCAGCGAAACCAAAGAATTCGAGTGGTCGCATTAA
- a CDS encoding flagellar hook-length control protein FliK, protein MTRASDKRADAISASAESAAAAAATTTTTTASPTRTAAARQASAPGDGVDLRFLDLLVDLSATRVNRGALSLLNGAPSSDADAAGAAADKERKQAAAAAAEDAAKQAAKLTAAAATVAPAASALRDTDASPVEGSRRALSALNGDLTRQDVRVMDQLTITAMAYPGGVPLQQAFALTPGGKPDFARAGLSERFANLMEKAYSENRSVRVELDSRSSLILRFHEGKVSAEFLTQDQAMAHYLRQTMDDLRQRLADRQLPVSTLTFRQPDARDDGRPPRDSGEDGVSDA, encoded by the coding sequence ATGACCCGCGCTTCTGATAAACGCGCCGACGCCATTAGCGCCTCCGCCGAGTCTGCCGCCGCCGCCGCCGCGACAACGACGACGACGACGGCCAGCCCCACGCGTACCGCCGCCGCGCGACAAGCGTCCGCTCCAGGCGATGGCGTTGACCTGCGCTTTCTGGATCTGCTGGTGGATCTCAGCGCGACCCGCGTCAATCGTGGCGCGCTGTCCCTTCTCAATGGCGCGCCCTCGTCAGACGCCGACGCCGCCGGGGCCGCCGCCGACAAAGAGCGCAAGCAGGCAGCCGCCGCCGCTGCCGAAGACGCGGCGAAACAGGCCGCCAAATTAACCGCCGCCGCCGCGACGGTCGCTCCCGCTGCGAGCGCCTTGCGCGATACCGACGCTTCGCCTGTGGAGGGCTCTCGCCGCGCGCTGTCGGCTCTGAATGGCGATCTGACGCGTCAGGACGTGCGCGTGATGGACCAGCTCACCATCACGGCGATGGCTTATCCCGGCGGCGTGCCCTTGCAGCAGGCCTTTGCGCTGACTCCCGGCGGCAAGCCGGACTTTGCGCGCGCGGGCCTGTCCGAGCGCTTTGCCAATCTCATGGAAAAGGCCTACAGCGAAAACCGCTCGGTGCGCGTGGAACTCGACAGCCGCTCGTCGCTGATTCTGCGTTTCCATGAAGGCAAAGTCTCGGCAGAATTCCTCACCCAGGATCAGGCCATGGCCCATTACCTGCGCCAGACGATGGACGACTTGCGTCAGCGCCTGGCCGATCGCCAGTTGCCGGTGTCGACCCTGACGTTTCGCCAGCCCGATGCGCGAGACGACGGCCGTCCGCCGCGCGATTCCGGCGAAGACGGGGTGTCAGACGCCTGA
- a CDS encoding indole-3-glycerol-phosphate synthase gives MTNSALQAIVARRRADLAAGLAIPNPLPQAPQPVARPGRLEAALRAASDRPRLILEIKPASPSAGALGDVSDLPQRLALYHTAAIGFSVLTEPHHFGGSYALLADVASQSCHPVLCKDFIVEPSQLDAARAFGAEAALLIVKSLSDDGLASLTARCRHWGMTPVIEVQNPSELARALATPGLSCGEGVLLVNNRDLDSLAIDLATTSRLAALIPPGTLTVSASGIETRADLDALRPYCDGFLIGSALMRQPVTELAAMLSALTDVNMA, from the coding sequence ATGACAAATAGCGCCCTGCAAGCCATCGTGGCGCGTCGCCGGGCCGATCTGGCCGCAGGCCTTGCGATTCCAAATCCGCTGCCGCAAGCGCCGCAGCCGGTGGCGCGTCCGGGGCGTCTGGAGGCGGCTTTGCGCGCCGCAAGCGATCGCCCGCGCCTGATCCTCGAAATCAAGCCTGCGTCGCCTTCAGCAGGCGCGTTGGGCGACGTCAGCGACCTGCCGCAGCGTCTGGCGCTGTATCATACGGCGGCGATTGGCTTTTCGGTATTGACTGAGCCTCATCATTTCGGCGGAAGCTATGCGTTGCTGGCAGATGTTGCGTCGCAAAGCTGTCATCCTGTTCTGTGCAAGGATTTCATTGTCGAGCCTTCGCAGTTAGACGCCGCGCGCGCCTTTGGCGCCGAAGCCGCCCTGCTGATCGTCAAGAGTCTGAGCGATGACGGGCTGGCGAGCCTGACGGCGCGCTGTCGGCACTGGGGTATGACGCCGGTCATCGAGGTTCAGAATCCGTCCGAATTGGCGCGCGCGCTGGCCACGCCCGGCCTGTCCTGCGGGGAGGGCGTTCTGCTGGTGAATAACCGCGATCTGGATTCGCTGGCTATTGATCTGGCGACAACATCTCGTCTGGCCGCGCTGATTCCACCGGGAACGCTAACGGTATCCGCCAGCGGCATCGAGACGCGCGCTGATCTCGACGCCTTAAGGCCTTACTGTGACGGATTCTTAATCGGTTCTGCGCTGATGCGTCAGCCTGTGACCGAGCTGGCGGCGATGTTGTCCGCCTTGACGGATGTCAATATGGCTTAG
- the trpB gene encoding tryptophan synthase subunit beta, giving the protein MQSLGFFGEFGGVYVAETLMPAIEALERDFLRLRDDQAFLAEYRRLLTHYAGRPTPLYETDRLSKAWGARILLKREDLLHGGAHKTNNALGQALLAKAMGKTRLIAETGAGQHGVATAMAGALLGMKTEIYMGEVDMARQQPNVFRMKLLGAQTHAVTSGSRTLKDAINEALRDWIANVRDTHYLMGTVAGPHPYPTLVKFFQRVIGDEARAQMLSQYGRLPDAVIACVGGGSNAMGIFEAFRADPDVTLIGVEPAGKGLDTPEHGAVLARGTVGVLHGMKSLALQTPDGQVLETYSISAGLDYPLVGPEHAYLQAIGAARYESASDGEALAAFGELARLEGILPALESAHALAYARRLAAQSPDDALLLVNLSGRGDKDLAQVMAAMPGA; this is encoded by the coding sequence ATGCAATCCCTGGGCTTTTTTGGTGAATTTGGCGGCGTATACGTTGCCGAGACGCTGATGCCTGCGATTGAGGCGCTGGAGCGTGATTTTCTGCGCCTGCGCGATGACCAAGCCTTTCTGGCGGAATATCGCCGCCTGTTGACGCATTATGCGGGCCGTCCGACTCCGCTGTACGAAACCGACCGCCTGTCGAAGGCCTGGGGCGCGCGTATCCTGCTCAAGCGCGAAGATTTACTGCACGGCGGCGCGCATAAGACCAATAACGCCCTGGGCCAAGCGCTTTTGGCAAAAGCCATGGGCAAAACCCGCCTGATTGCGGAAACCGGCGCGGGTCAGCACGGCGTCGCCACGGCAATGGCGGGCGCGCTGCTGGGCATGAAGACGGAAATCTATATGGGTGAGGTCGATATGGCGCGCCAACAGCCCAATGTTTTCCGTATGAAGCTGCTGGGCGCCCAGACGCACGCCGTGACCAGCGGATCGCGGACGTTGAAAGACGCGATTAACGAGGCGCTGCGCGACTGGATTGCCAATGTCCGCGATACGCACTATTTGATGGGCACTGTTGCGGGACCGCACCCGTATCCGACGCTGGTCAAGTTTTTCCAGCGCGTGATTGGCGATGAGGCCCGCGCGCAAATGCTTTCGCAATACGGCCGATTGCCGGACGCCGTGATTGCCTGTGTGGGCGGCGGTTCTAACGCCATGGGCATTTTCGAGGCCTTCCGCGCCGACCCGGACGTGACGCTGATCGGCGTCGAACCGGCGGGCAAGGGGCTCGACACGCCAGAACACGGCGCGGTGCTGGCTCGTGGAACCGTGGGCGTGCTGCACGGGATGAAAAGCCTTGCCCTGCAAACGCCGGATGGTCAGGTGCTGGAAACCTACAGTATTTCCGCCGGGCTGGATTACCCGCTGGTGGGCCCTGAGCATGCGTACCTGCAAGCCATCGGCGCGGCGCGCTATGAGTCGGCTTCTGACGGGGAGGCGCTGGCTGCGTTCGGCGAGCTGGCGCGCCTGGAGGGCATTCTCCCGGCGCTGGAAAGCGCGCATGCATTGGCGTACGCCCGGCGTCTGGCAGCGCAATCGCCCGATGACGCGCTGTTGCTGGTGAATCTGTCGGGGCGAGGCGATAAGGATCTGGCGCAGGTGATGGCCGCTATGCCCGGCGCTTGA
- a CDS encoding chorismate-binding protein produces the protein MMPSPLVETLLSDAETPVSLFYKLARAASTAFLFESAEGDRRVARFSFMGVDPRLTVRFEDGEAVIEDARAQSRRCEPCEDPTALLARLAAEFLPDAPEKTGALKTFPFTAGWVGVMGYGATRYYENIPQQALDPQGAPDGAYALYESVIVFDHLYRRLYLISYAPADEAANWMARVRAALGDRAAAPPLLPFPAEGATCDPFAGVQSAMGEAAFKEGVAQAQGYIQEGQAFQIVLSHRFYRPVSASSLDIYRTLQAVNPSPYAYFLKFPGFDYLGSSPETYASCLDGQVTLRALAGTRPRGATPEEDAALAASLLADEKELAEHRMLVDLGRNDLGRTCVAGTVETGEVGCITWYAHVMHLTTEISGRLRPGKSAYDVFRCCFPRGTVSGAPKIRAMELLAQMERERRGFYAGAVGYFDITGNMDGAIAIRSALIRDGVAHINAGAGLVADSTPEGEWQETRNKARSTLMAIALAEKMAVSTPAPEGSRL, from the coding sequence ATGATGCCTTCGCCACTAGTGGAAACGCTGCTCTCTGACGCCGAGACGCCCGTCTCGTTGTTCTATAAGCTGGCGCGCGCGGCCTCGACGGCGTTTCTGTTCGAGAGCGCGGAAGGCGACCGCCGCGTGGCGCGCTTCTCGTTTATGGGCGTCGATCCGCGCCTCACGGTGCGCTTTGAAGATGGCGAGGCCGTGATTGAAGATGCGCGCGCGCAGAGCCGCCGATGCGAACCGTGCGAGGACCCGACCGCCCTGCTGGCCCGCCTTGCCGCTGAATTTTTACCCGATGCGCCTGAAAAAACCGGCGCCCTCAAGACCTTTCCCTTTACGGCCGGTTGGGTGGGGGTGATGGGCTACGGCGCGACGCGCTATTACGAGAATATTCCGCAGCAGGCGCTTGACCCGCAGGGCGCGCCGGATGGGGCGTACGCGCTGTATGAATCGGTGATCGTCTTTGACCATCTGTACCGGCGTCTGTATCTGATTTCGTACGCGCCCGCCGACGAGGCCGCCAACTGGATGGCCCGCGTTCGCGCCGCGCTCGGGGATCGGGCTGCCGCCCCGCCCTTGCTGCCTTTTCCGGCTGAAGGGGCGACCTGCGACCCGTTTGCGGGCGTCCAAAGCGCGATGGGCGAAGCGGCTTTCAAGGAAGGCGTCGCTCAGGCGCAAGGGTATATTCAGGAAGGGCAGGCGTTTCAAATCGTCCTGTCGCATCGTTTTTATCGTCCTGTGAGCGCGTCTTCGCTGGATATCTACCGAACGCTTCAGGCGGTGAACCCGTCTCCGTACGCCTATTTTCTGAAATTCCCCGGCTTTGACTATCTTGGCTCCTCGCCGGAAACCTATGCGTCCTGTCTGGACGGTCAAGTGACCTTACGCGCGCTGGCGGGCACGCGTCCGCGCGGCGCAACGCCAGAAGAAGACGCTGCATTGGCGGCCTCGCTGCTTGCAGACGAGAAAGAACTGGCTGAACATCGTATGCTGGTGGATCTGGGCCGAAACGATCTCGGGCGAACCTGCGTCGCTGGAACCGTGGAGACGGGCGAAGTCGGCTGTATCACTTGGTATGCGCACGTGATGCACCTGACGACCGAGATCAGCGGGCGGCTGCGCCCGGGGAAATCCGCTTATGACGTGTTTCGCTGCTGTTTTCCGCGCGGGACGGTGAGCGGCGCGCCCAAGATTCGCGCGATGGAGCTGCTGGCCCAGATGGAGCGCGAGCGTCGCGGCTTTTACGCGGGCGCCGTGGGGTATTTTGATATCACCGGCAACATGGACGGGGCGATCGCCATTCGCTCGGCCCTGATTCGCGACGGCGTGGCGCATATCAACGCGGGCGCCGGTCTGGTGGCCGATTCCACCCCGGAAGGCGAATGGCAGGAAACTCGAAACAAGGCCCGCAGCACCCTCATGGCGATTGCGCTGGCGGAAAAAATGGCTGTTTCAACTCCTGCGCCGGAGGGCTCTCGTCTATGA
- a CDS encoding pilus assembly protein has product MPLSVTFSCSQKLFRVARRGQALMELTFTLPVLILLLIAAYGVGAAMYTGSNASSAVKEAVDNKALYAATDTPITLMESKINGYSGGSFVVTGAPVDSIDIVAAHRDKRTVVVNASKSYTFAMLPTFTFVVSQGIPGNLLRTNVGTAAGITATPYPPTLPSSILPPFVDPTTVGAVPATLPKGATISKADCIPADADIAIDFATSGLSADGAKALIKLYVDKLQAQGLVACAKPMRDNTDDVVLDRSVPAY; this is encoded by the coding sequence ATGCCCCTGTCCGTCACCTTCTCCTGCTCGCAAAAGCTTTTTAGAGTCGCCCGTCGGGGACAAGCCCTGATGGAGCTGACCTTCACCCTTCCCGTGCTCATTCTGCTCCTGATTGCGGCCTACGGCGTGGGCGCGGCCATGTACACCGGCTCCAACGCGTCAAGCGCCGTCAAGGAAGCCGTCGACAACAAGGCGCTCTACGCCGCCACCGACACGCCGATTACCTTAATGGAGTCGAAAATCAACGGCTATTCGGGCGGATCGTTCGTCGTGACGGGCGCGCCGGTCGACAGCATTGATATCGTCGCAGCCCATCGCGACAAGCGCACCGTGGTGGTCAATGCCAGCAAATCGTACACGTTTGCCATGTTGCCGACGTTTACCTTTGTCGTTTCGCAAGGCATTCCCGGCAATTTGCTACGCACCAACGTTGGGACCGCCGCCGGCATTACCGCGACGCCTTACCCGCCCACGCTGCCGTCTTCTATCCTGCCGCCCTTCGTTGATCCGACTACCGTCGGGGCCGTCCCGGCGACGCTGCCCAAAGGGGCGACGATTTCCAAAGCGGACTGCATCCCGGCCGACGCCGATATCGCCATTGATTTCGCCACCAGCGGATTATCGGCGGACGGCGCCAAGGCGCTGATTAAACTCTACGTCGACAAGCTTCAGGCCCAGGGTCTGGTTGCCTGCGCCAAGCCGATGCGCGACAACACCGATGACGTCGTGCTTGATCGCAGCGTCCCGGCCTATTAA
- a CDS encoding phosphoribosylanthranilate isomerase translates to MKTLIKICGVTSAQDAFRVSRAVVAFMGLIFAPESPRCVSLSQAAEIVEARVPGLLAVGVFQDQSQDFIERAVSEASLDYLQLHGCESPELCNALPRPVIKTITYEPDWTPDQLKAAMAPYLPRENPNIHFLLLDAPKRVAMLPAQRERLLATFYEDGSLAAIPHFLAGGLTPETVGPLLRAFHPVGVDVASGVEASVGVKDPDKLQRFRDAVLQFE, encoded by the coding sequence ATGAAAACCCTGATCAAAATCTGCGGCGTGACCAGCGCGCAAGACGCCTTTCGCGTCAGCCGGGCTGTTGTCGCCTTTATGGGGCTGATTTTTGCGCCCGAGTCGCCGCGTTGCGTGAGCCTTTCGCAGGCGGCGGAGATTGTCGAGGCCCGCGTGCCGGGCTTGCTGGCCGTGGGCGTGTTTCAGGATCAATCGCAAGACTTCATCGAGCGGGCGGTGAGCGAAGCCTCGCTGGATTATCTTCAGCTCCATGGCTGCGAATCGCCGGAGTTGTGCAACGCGCTGCCCCGCCCGGTCATTAAAACCATCACCTACGAGCCCGATTGGACGCCCGATCAGCTTAAGGCCGCGATGGCGCCGTATTTGCCCCGCGAAAACCCGAATATTCACTTTTTACTGCTGGATGCGCCAAAGCGCGTAGCCATGTTACCCGCCCAGCGCGAGCGTCTGCTGGCGACGTTTTACGAAGACGGCTCGTTGGCCGCGATCCCTCATTTTCTGGCGGGCGGGCTGACGCCGGAGACTGTGGGGCCGCTGCTGCGGGCGTTTCATCCGGTGGGCGTCGATGTTGCGTCTGGGGTTGAGGCTTCTGTAGGCGTCAAAGACCCCGACAAGCTTCAGCGGTTTCGCGACGCCGTGCTGCAATTCGAGTAA